Within the Pseudomonas putida genome, the region ATGATCCCGGCCGCCCTGCTGCTCGTTGGCGTCGCCGTGTACATCTTTTTCTGGGCGGTGGACAGCGGCCAGTACGACGACCTTGAAAGCCCTGCCCACAGCATCCTGTTCGACGACCAGGACCCCCGCCACCAGGCTGCCGTCACCCCCGAGCCCGCCGAGCCGCAAGACAAGGACCAACCACCCCGTGCCTGACCTGCTTCCCCTGCTTGGCTCCGCGCTGGTCCTCGGCCTGCTGGGCGGCGGCCACTGCCTGGGCATGTGCGGCGGCCTGATGGGCGCGCTGACGCTGGCCATCCCGCCGGAGCAACGCGGCCGGCGCCTGCGTCTGTTGCTGGCGTACAACGTCGGGCGTGTTCTCAGCTATGCCTGCGCCGGCCTGCTGCTGGGCCTGGCCGGCTGGGCCGTAGCCAGCAGCCCTGCTGCCCTGGCACTGCGGGTGGTGGCCGCGTTGCTGCTGATCGCCATGGGCTTGTACCTGGCCGGGTGGTGGAGCGGGCTGACACGCCTCGAAGCACTGGGCCGGGGGCTGTGGCGGCGTATCCAGCCCGTGGCTTCGCGCCTGTTGCCGGTCTCCAGCCTGCCCCGGGCCCTGCTGCTTGGCGCGCTGTGGGGCTGGCTGCCGTGCGGGCTGGTGTACAGCACCCTGCTGTGGGCAGCCAGCCAAGGCAACGCGGGGTACAGCGCGGCCCTGATGCTGGCATTCGGGCTGGGTACCTGGCCAGTGCTGCTGGCCACAGGGCTGGCGGCGGAGCGGGTCAACACCCTGTTACGGCGGCGCAGCGTACGCATGGCAGGCGGACTGCTGGTCATCCTGTTCGGCCTGTGGACCCTGCCGGGGCCGCACCAGCATTGGTTGATGGGGCACTGACCGGGCTGCTGCACAGCGGCCCCCATAGCGCTTGACACAAATCAACACAGATTCCTACAGACGGCCATAGACTCCGGGGCACTGCTGCTCATTCCGGGGACCGCCCACATGCTCGAAGATCTACGCTGGGATGCCGACCTGATCCGCCGCTACGATCTGGCCGGCCCGCGCTACACCTCCTACCCGACTGCGGTGCAACTGCACAGCGAAGTCGGCTCGTTCGACCTGCTCCACGCCCTGCGCGAAAGCCGCCGGGCCGTGCGCCCGCTGTCTGTATACGTGCATGTGCCGTTCTGCGCCAACATCTGCTACTACTGCGCCTGCAACAAGGTGATCACCAAGGACCGTGCCCGAGCCGCACCCTACCTGCAGCGCCTGGAACATGAAATCCAGCTGATCGCC harbors:
- the ccoS gene encoding cbb3-type cytochrome oxidase assembly protein CcoS, whose protein sequence is MPALYVMIPAALLLVGVAVYIFFWAVDSGQYDDLESPAHSILFDDQDPRHQAAVTPEPAEPQDKDQPPRA
- a CDS encoding sulfite exporter TauE/SafE family protein — protein: MPDLLPLLGSALVLGLLGGGHCLGMCGGLMGALTLAIPPEQRGRRLRLLLAYNVGRVLSYACAGLLLGLAGWAVASSPAALALRVVAALLLIAMGLYLAGWWSGLTRLEALGRGLWRRIQPVASRLLPVSSLPRALLLGALWGWLPCGLVYSTLLWAASQGNAGYSAALMLAFGLGTWPVLLATGLAAERVNTLLRRRSVRMAGGLLVILFGLWTLPGPHQHWLMGH